The following are from one region of the Oryzias latipes chromosome 12, ASM223467v1 genome:
- the LOC101159837 gene encoding sorting nexin-18, whose translation MALKAKVLYDFLSENPGEISITQNEVVTVFSEEELEGWLEGENSKGETGLFPASYVMIIKDQVISSPNKNGYSSPKTQPPSHTTSIPNYEKVHGPAGGSNSLHTSLGSDDDWDDDWDDSSPASDALQGLGSSPPLYPVTTVLPGRRSSQQQQAKSSGLVGKNLNRFSTFVKSGGEAFLLGEASAFVKDGDKICVVVGKYGPEWQEDPYPFTCTIDDPTRQTKFKGMKSYMSYGLTPTHTNTQVNRRYKHFDWLYGRLVERFPVISVPHLPEKQATGRFEEDFLSKRRKGLMWWMNHMTSHPVLAHCNVFQHFLTCSPDEKAWKMGKRKAEKDDLVGANFFLTISPPAVPLDLQEVENKIDNFKMFTKKLDENIVVMNATINEFARKQTTGFQKEYHKVGQSFKLLSQAFELDQQIFSLGLNRAIAYTGEAYEKIGDYFAEQPHQDLDHISDLLDLYRGHLANFPDILHVQKGALTKVKECPKQEGGLQERCNIISCATMAEIQHFHRTRVRDFRSQMQHHLRQQISFFQKITAKLENALQKYDDDNGDPGL comes from the exons ATGGCGCTGAAGGCCAAAGTTTTGTATGATTTCCTGTCTGAGAACCCAGGGGAGATCTCCATTACACAGAACGAGGTAGTGACTGTGTTCagtgaggaggagctggagggcTGGCTGGAGGGGGAAAATAGCAAGGGGGAGACTGGGCTGTTTCCTGCCTCATATGTTATGATCATCAAGGACCAAGTCATCTCCAGCCCCAACAAGAATGGCTACTCCTCGCCCAAAACCCAGCCGCCCTCTCACACAACGTCCATCCCCAATTATGAAAAAGTCCATGGACCCGCGGGTGGAAGCAACAGCCTCCACACCAGCCTGGGGAGTGACGATGACTGGGATGACGACTGGGACGACAGCTCACCTGCAAGTGATGCTCTTCAGGGCTTGGGTAGTTCTCCACCTTTGTATCCAGTGACCACCGTCCTGCCGGGTCGACGGAgctcccagcagcagcaggccaAAAGCTCAGGTTTGGTTGGGAAGAACCTCAACAGGTTCTCCACCTTCGTCAAGTCAGGTGGAGAGGCTTTCTTGCTCGGCGAGGCCTCTGCTTTTGTGAAAGATGGCGATAAGATCTGCGTCGTGGTGGGAAAGTACGGACCGGAGTGGCAGGAAGACCCTTATCCGTTCACATGCACCATTGATGACCCCACAAGGCAGACAAAGTTCAAGGGCATGAAGAGCTACATGTCGTATGGTCTAACTCcaacgcacaccaacacacaagTCAACCGCAG GTATAAACACTTTGACTGGCTCTACGGTCGGCTTGTGGAGCGCTTCCCTGTCATCTCTGTCCCCCACCTCCCGGAGAAGCAGGCCACTGGTCGCTTTGAGGAAGATTTCCTCTCCAAAAGGAGGAAGGGGCTGATGTGGTGGATGAACCACATGACCAGTCACCCGGTGCTGGCCCACTGCAATGTTTTCCAGCACTTCCTTACATGCAGCCCAGAtgagaaagcctggaaaatgggaaagaggaaggcagagaagGACGATCTGGTCGGGGCAAACTTCTTCCTCACGATCAG CCCACCTGCTGTTCCTCTGGACCTCCAGGAGGTTGAGAACAAGATAGACAACTTCAAGATGTTCACCAAGAAACTGGACGAGAACATAGTGGTCATGAACGCGACCATAAACGAGTTTGCCCGCAAGCAGACGACCGGATTCCAGAAGGAGTACCACAAGGTTGGGCAGTCTTTCAAACTCCTGTCGCAGGCGTTTGAGCTGGATCAGCAGATCTTCTCCCTGGGCCTCAACAGAGCGATTGCCTACACTGGAGAGGCTTATGAGAAGATTGGAGATTACTTTGCAGAGCAGCCGCACCAGGACCTGGACCATATCTCTGACCTATTAGACTTGTACAGAGGACACCTGGCCAATTTCCCTGATATCCTTCATGTGCAGAAAG gggcACTAACCAAAGTGAAAGAGTGTCCAAAGCAGGAAGGGGGGCTCCAGGAACGCTGCAACATCATATCTTGCGCCACGATGGCAGAAATCCAGCATTTCCACCGCACTCGTGTCCGAGACTTCCGCTCGCAGATGCAGCATCACCTCCGCCAGCAGATCAGCTTCTTCCAGAAGATAACCGCCAAGCTAGaaaatgctctgcagaaatatgatgatGATAATGGAGACCCTGGACTGTGA
- the inip gene encoding SOSS complex subunit C: MAANPPGQAVPNNARVAILAELERERRRLIQSQSMNTPGASISLSRPSVKDFRDNAEQQHIAAQQKAALQHAHAHSSGFFITQDSSFGNLILPVIPRLVPGS; encoded by the exons ATGGCCGCTAATCCTCCAGGACAAG CTGTTCCAAACAACGCACGCGTAGCAATCTTGGCAGAGCTGGAAAGAGAAAGGAGGCGGCTGATCCAGAGTCAGTCCATGAACACACCTGGAGCCAG CATCTCTTTGTCCAGACCCAGTGTGAAGGACTTTAGGGacaatgcagagcagcagcacatCGCAGCTCAGCAGAAAGCTGCTTTACAG CACGCGCATGCACATTCATCCGGTTTCTTTATCACTCAAGACTCATCTTTCGGGAACCTAATCCTCCCTGTTATTCCACGCCTGGTGCCTGGttcatga